The DNA sequence GTTTCCTAATACAGAACTGATAGAAATCCCTGTCAGCCATGCTATTTTCAACATCGCTTATCAATTTCCTCAAGGTCTACCAAAAATTCACGAACACGATGGCAAAAGACCACAAGCATTTGGTATTTTTTATAATGACCGATTGGTATTATTATTTACTTATGAAAGCGATTTGGGGGATGGATGGGAAGATTCCGAAGTACATAATGATCCTGCAGATGTTAGAGAAAAAGCTCTTAAAATGGGTGCTAATATCATTAAGTATGCGTTTGAAAATTAAATTATAGCAAGCAACCAAAAATATGAATGAAAAATTTATCAGTTGTTATAATTGAACATATTTTACTCGTACTTAATTGCAGAAATATCTTATTAAAAAAATAAAAGCTTATAATTTTTAAAACTGTTAGTTTTCTTTTAATTATTTCATTTATTTTATGGGCAATAACAAATCATTATCAATAATATACTCCTATTTTCCTTACCAAATTTTCTAAATAATGCAACTAACACATTACAACACCAAATTCAACAAACACCAATTTCCAATTATTTTGGTTTGCGACAATGTTAGTAATGCTCCAAATATTGGAAGTCTATTCCGAATTTCGGATGCATTTGGCATTGAAAAGTTACTGCTTTGTGGAACAAATATTACTTTGGGAAGAAAAATATCAAAAACCTCAAGAGCAACAGAAAAAAAAGTGAATTATGAAATTCATGAATCTGCTATTAATACCGTTCAAAACTTAAAAAACAAAGGCTATCAAGTTATTTCACTAGAAATCACAAATAACAGCAAACCTATAAATACATTCTCTTTTTCAAAAGAAAAACCAATAGCCTTGATTATTGGTGACGAAAATTTTGGTATTTCAGAAACTATTCTTAATAGTTCAGATGCTATTATTCACATTGAAATGTTTGGTCAAAACAGCAGTATGAATGTTGTACAAGCAACAAATATTGCCATTTATGAGATAACTAAACAACTTTTATAAGCCATGCTATTTCTGGTTTTCATTCTAAATGATTAAATTCACTACTTAAAAACGTTACAATTGAATTCAAATACAATTACAAACGGTATTCTAAAAGCTGTTGCAATACTTTTAGGTTTTGCGTTATTACTATTTTTTATTTACAAAATACAATCTGTAATTGGCTATATTGCTATTGCTGTAGTTATCTCATTAATTGGCAGGCCTATTGTGTTATTTTTAGAAAACCGATTAAAATTTAAAAACACTATAGCTGTTATTGTTACCATAATTATTCTACTTGGTATTTTTGTGGGTTTAGTAGGACTATTTATACCGCTTGTTGTAAAGCAAAGTCATAATTTATCACTACTAAACATTCATCAATTACAGAGCAATATTGAAGATTTGTATGTTGAAATCATAAACTATTTTAATATACATCAAATAAATTTTGAACAATCAATAAAAAATTCAAATCTTTTATCCAAAATAGATTACACAGTTATTCCTAACTTCTTAAACTCTATAGCAAGTGGCTTAGGAAGCTTTAGTATTGGTTTGTTTTCCGTTCTTTTTATTTCTTTTTTCTTTTTAAAAGATAGCCGTTTATTTGAAAATGGCATCATGACTTTTATTCCTGATAGTAAAGAGACTCGATGGAAAAATTCAACAACAAAAATAAAAGATTTACTATCCAGATATTTTGTTGGTCTGATTTTTCAAATACTTATTTTGTTTATTATATATACTATTGGCTTACTCATAATAGGTGTGGAAAACGCTATAGTTATAGCTTTCCTTTGTGCATTGCTAAATCTTATTCCCTATGTTGGCCCATTAGTTGGTGGATTATTAATGACAATTTTAGCTATGACAAGTAATTTAGGAGAATCTTTTAGTGACGTTATTTTGCCAAAAACACTTTGGGTACTGGTTGTTTTTATATTTGGACAATTGATTGATAACTTTGGAAGTCAACCTGTAATCTTTTCAAAAAGTGTTAAATCACATCCTTTGGAAATTTTCTTAGTTATTTTAATCACTGGTATTTTATTTGGTGTTATTGGTTTAGTTATTGCAGTACCAGCATATACTGCTATAAAAGTGATTCTAAAAGAATTTTTATCAGAAAATAAAATTGTCAAGAAATTAACCAAAGGCTTATAAAACCAATTGAACCCAATTATTTTAAATACTGAAATTCAAGAATTTATAAATAAAAATTTAAATTCTAATATTGGTCAATTACTACTAAAAGGGACAACCTTTTTTAATGTAGAAACCAAAATTATTATTGAACAGATAGAGGCAAAAAAACGTTGTGAAAAGAAACTTTCCACTTGGTTTAAAACCCCAAATATTTACTACCCAAATAAGCTAAATATAGAACAAACCTCATCTGAAATTACAGCTAGTTACAAATCGAAATTACTTTCTGGTGAGTCTATAATTGACTTAACAGGTGGCTTTGGAGTGGATTGTTTGTATTTTTCAAAACAATTTCATACTGTAACTCATTGTGAAATCAACGAAAATCTTTCAAGAATAGTAACTCACAATAACAAACAATTTAATATTAAAAATATAAAAACAATAGCTATTAATGGTATAGAACAGTTACAAAATTGTTCAAAAAACTATGATTGGATTTATATAGACCCTTCAAGAAGACATGACATTAAAGGCAAAGTCTTCTTTTTAAATGATTGTTTACCAAATGTTCCAGAACATTTAGGAATGCTTTTCAAACATTCAAAAAACATCATGATTAAAACATCTCCCTTATTAGATTTATCAATTGGGATTAATGAATTAAATTATGTTAAAACCATTCACGTTGTAGCTGTAAAAAATGAAGTAAAAGAGCTCTTATGGGTTTTAGAAGATGGCTTTAATGGGCAAATTCAAATTGAAACGGTTCATATTAAAAATGATACAGAAGAACATTTTAAATTTTCGTTTGAAAATGAAAAACTGTCAAAACCTAAATATAGTGAGCCACTTACTTATTTGTTTGAGTCCAACAGTGCTATTTTAAAAGCTGGAGCATTTAATTCTGTATCAAATCAATTAAATGTTTTTAAGCTACATAAACATTCACATTTGTACACAAGTGACACCCTGATTGATTTTCCTGGGCGCTCTTTTAAAATTTATAACATAATCCCTTACAATAAAAAGGAAATAAAAAAACTATCGATTACAAAAGCAAACATTACAACTCGTAACTTTCCTGAAACGGTACAACAACTTCGTAAAAAATTCAATATTAAAGAAGGTGGTGAATATTATTTGTTTTTTACCACAAATATTCATGACCAAAAAATAATTTTAATTTCATTAAAAACACCAGTTTAAATTATTTTAATCGGATTTATTATTTACATAAAACTCATTTCTATTGGTTAGCAAATAACCTAAAAGTATGATGATATTAACATCAAGAAGCTATGAGAAATTTTATGGATAAGCATTAAATTAACCACTTGGCACAGAATATCACAAAATGTATTTTGTGATATTCTGTATTTAAATTAATTGTCTTCTAAAAAAACCTTATTTGGAGTATCTCCTAATATAAAATGAAGTTCACCACCTTCCAAAATCTGTTTATGTGTTATTGTTAATGCATTATATGGCTTTCCATTTAATAATATACCTTGTATATAATGGTTTTCATCAGATTGATTTTCTGTCGTAACCTTAAAATATTTACCATTTTCTAATTGAATCGTAGCATTTAATACATATGGTGATGTTAAACTATAAACGCCATTAGCAGGGTTAACAGGATACATACCCATGGATGAAAACACTAACCAAGCAGACATTTGACCACAATCTTCATTTCCACAATAGCCATTAGGTTCAGTGCTATATTGAGTATTAATAATTTTACGCACCATTTCTTGGGTTTTCCATGGTTGCCCAATATTATTAAATAAATAAGCCACATGGTGACTAGGCTCGTTTCCATGGGCGTACTGCCCGATCATGCCCGTACTGAAAATAGGTAATTTATCTTCTGGCGTAGGATAGTAGGTAAACATGGAATCTAATTTTGTTGTAAACTGATCTTTACCCAATGTTTGTATCAAACCCTCAATATCGTGTGGTACAAACCAGAAATACTGCCAAGCGTTGCTTTCGCAAAATTCTGATGTATATGCTTTTGCTGAAAAAGGACTTTCAAACACGCCTTTGGCGTTTTTAGGACGAAAAAAAGTAGATTCTGAATCATATAAATTCTTCCAATTTTCAGCTCTTTTTGAAAAAATATTTTGAATTTCAATATCTCCTAAATCCTTAGCTAATTGTGCAATACACCAATCATTATATGCGTATTCCAAGGTTTTTGAAACCGACCAACTTTCGCCTTCTTCTGAAGTTGGCACATAACCTAATTCCATATAAATATCTATTTGCCTACCTTTTTCGGTTGCTGACGCTACACAAGCTTCTAAAGCTTTTTTAGCATCTAAAGGAATCCCTTTAAAATAAGCATCCACAATAACTGGTACTGCATGATAGCCAATCATCATATTAGTTTCATTCCCTGCCATAGACCAAACAGGCAATAAACCTGTTTCATCATAATGAGATAAGAAAGATTTAATCATATCTTCTGTCTCTTTAGGTGCCAAAATAGTATACAATGGATGCGTGGCTCTAAACGTATCCCAGAGAGAAAATGTATCATATTTATTATAACCTTCTGCCATATGTGTATTTCCATCGGCTCCTTTATAAGCTCCATCAATGTCGCTGTGTAATGATGGAGTTAAAAACACATGATATAAATTGGTGTAAAATAATTCTTTTTGAGCCTGAGTTCCTTCAATTTTTATTTTAGAAAGATAGGTTTCCCAAATACTATCAGCCTCTTTAACAGTTTGATTAAAATTCCAATGAGGAATTTCAGCTTTTAAACTTTGACGTGCACCTTCAATACTTGCTGATGATAATGCTACTTTTACTCTTATTTTTTCGTTTTCTTCTGTTTGATAATTGGCTATAATTTTTGTGAATTTCCCTTCTACTGTTTGTTCTATTATTTCTTCTGAATTATTAAATAATTGTGCGCTATCAAACGGTTTAGAAAATGTCATTACAAAATATACACGCTGATCTGCCGCCCAGCCTTTTGATTTTCTATAACCTGAAATGGTTTGAGTATCTTCAATTGTTATTTTGGTTTCCATGGGCTTGTCCCAATTTAAACTATAGCCTAAGTCCAAAACAATTTGACTTTTTTTATCTTTAGGGAATGTATACTGATGAAATCCAACACGTTGAGTTGTTGTTAATTCAGCTTTTATTCCCGAACTCAATAAATCTACGGAATAATATCCTGGACTTGCTTCTTCTTGATCATGCGAAAATTTGGAATACGGTCTATAAGCACCCTCAGGAGTTAAGCTTTCAGTAAATTTACTATTCAACGGCATAACTAATAAATCGTACATATCGCCTGCCCCCGTTC is a window from the Pseudalgibacter alginicilyticus genome containing:
- a CDS encoding TrmH family RNA methyltransferase, which encodes MQLTHYNTKFNKHQFPIILVCDNVSNAPNIGSLFRISDAFGIEKLLLCGTNITLGRKISKTSRATEKKVNYEIHESAINTVQNLKNKGYQVISLEITNNSKPINTFSFSKEKPIALIIGDENFGISETILNSSDAIIHIEMFGQNSSMNVVQATNIAIYEITKQLL
- a CDS encoding AI-2E family transporter — translated: MNSNTITNGILKAVAILLGFALLLFFIYKIQSVIGYIAIAVVISLIGRPIVLFLENRLKFKNTIAVIVTIIILLGIFVGLVGLFIPLVVKQSHNLSLLNIHQLQSNIEDLYVEIINYFNIHQINFEQSIKNSNLLSKIDYTVIPNFLNSIASGLGSFSIGLFSVLFISFFFLKDSRLFENGIMTFIPDSKETRWKNSTTKIKDLLSRYFVGLIFQILILFIIYTIGLLIIGVENAIVIAFLCALLNLIPYVGPLVGGLLMTILAMTSNLGESFSDVILPKTLWVLVVFIFGQLIDNFGSQPVIFSKSVKSHPLEIFLVILITGILFGVIGLVIAVPAYTAIKVILKEFLSENKIVKKLTKGL
- a CDS encoding THUMP-like domain-containing protein → MNPIILNTEIQEFINKNLNSNIGQLLLKGTTFFNVETKIIIEQIEAKKRCEKKLSTWFKTPNIYYPNKLNIEQTSSEITASYKSKLLSGESIIDLTGGFGVDCLYFSKQFHTVTHCEINENLSRIVTHNNKQFNIKNIKTIAINGIEQLQNCSKNYDWIYIDPSRRHDIKGKVFFLNDCLPNVPEHLGMLFKHSKNIMIKTSPLLDLSIGINELNYVKTIHVVAVKNEVKELLWVLEDGFNGQIQIETVHIKNDTEEHFKFSFENEKLSKPKYSEPLTYLFESNSAILKAGAFNSVSNQLNVFKLHKHSHLYTSDTLIDFPGRSFKIYNIIPYNKKEIKKLSITKANITTRNFPETVQQLRKKFNIKEGGEYYLFFTTNIHDQKIILISLKTPV
- a CDS encoding GH92 family glycosyl hydrolase, with the protein product MRNYSCLLLILCLGIVSCKEENISKSTEDLEESLTKYVNTFTGTDGPGNTYPGAVVPFGMVQLSPDNGLPGWDRIAGYFYPDSTIAGFSHTHLSGTGAGDMYDLLVMPLNSKFTESLTPEGAYRPYSKFSHDQEEASPGYYSVDLLSSGIKAELTTTQRVGFHQYTFPKDKKSQIVLDLGYSLNWDKPMETKITIEDTQTISGYRKSKGWAADQRVYFVMTFSKPFDSAQLFNNSEEIIEQTVEGKFTKIIANYQTEENEKIRVKVALSSASIEGARQSLKAEIPHWNFNQTVKEADSIWETYLSKIKIEGTQAQKELFYTNLYHVFLTPSLHSDIDGAYKGADGNTHMAEGYNKYDTFSLWDTFRATHPLYTILAPKETEDMIKSFLSHYDETGLLPVWSMAGNETNMMIGYHAVPVIVDAYFKGIPLDAKKALEACVASATEKGRQIDIYMELGYVPTSEEGESWSVSKTLEYAYNDWCIAQLAKDLGDIEIQNIFSKRAENWKNLYDSESTFFRPKNAKGVFESPFSAKAYTSEFCESNAWQYFWFVPHDIEGLIQTLGKDQFTTKLDSMFTYYPTPEDKLPIFSTGMIGQYAHGNEPSHHVAYLFNNIGQPWKTQEMVRKIINTQYSTEPNGYCGNEDCGQMSAWLVFSSMGMYPVNPANGVYSLTSPYVLNATIQLENGKYFKVTTENQSDENHYIQGILLNGKPYNALTITHKQILEGGELHFILGDTPNKVFLEDN